A portion of the Mesotoga infera genome contains these proteins:
- a CDS encoding Rne/Rng family ribonuclease, translating to MARIQNNRTQTIVFSRIEDEVRIASLDGDQLEEIFFEDMDSESVTGNIYLGKVENVVPSLEAAFVNIGIGRNAFLRFKDASGQSKLEKSNKVLVQVSKDPIGSKGPQITLKVSIPGRSLVYTPFSKHIGISKKITEQQERHRLTEVAKSVLENKEGVIFRTAAFGLGEETIKEELESLRSNWNQINETFRRSRKPKILYEEPSFVEYILRERLTENTKEIVVDSEELWHDVVAGISKFKSGFKPVVRYVEGDAFASEEVYEKMKILYTRMVPLPGGGNIYIDRTEAMTVIDVNSASNISGNDVSETSLNTNLEAASEITRQLRLRNIGGIVVIDFIDMKSDEDRQRIIGSLTSEFKKDKARTMIMGFTRLGLLEMTRKRSTAAIGSKLYSSCPICKGTGRIESPRAVYQRLLKDLARGFQDETISGAAVQVYQNMSGILTPENQKNLGRTLKREISVGFTWPIPTSYEVKFVKQQEKPKRSRRKAKKESK from the coding sequence GTGGCAAGAATACAGAATAACAGAACGCAGACCATAGTCTTCAGTAGAATCGAAGATGAGGTTAGGATCGCTTCGCTGGATGGCGATCAACTAGAAGAAATCTTCTTCGAAGACATGGACAGCGAGAGCGTAACAGGGAACATCTATCTGGGTAAGGTGGAAAATGTCGTTCCAAGTCTAGAAGCGGCGTTTGTGAATATTGGAATTGGAAGAAACGCTTTTCTTAGGTTCAAGGATGCATCCGGACAATCCAAATTGGAAAAGAGCAACAAAGTCCTTGTCCAGGTTAGCAAAGATCCAATTGGATCGAAAGGTCCTCAGATAACTCTAAAAGTTAGTATTCCAGGTCGCAGCCTCGTCTATACCCCATTCTCAAAACACATTGGAATCTCAAAGAAAATAACCGAACAGCAAGAAAGGCATAGATTGACAGAGGTTGCAAAGTCCGTTCTCGAAAACAAAGAAGGTGTGATATTTCGTACAGCCGCTTTTGGTTTGGGCGAGGAGACTATAAAGGAGGAGCTTGAGAGTCTTCGTAGTAACTGGAATCAGATAAATGAAACGTTTAGGAGGAGCAGAAAGCCGAAGATTCTATACGAGGAACCGTCTTTTGTAGAATATATACTCAGAGAGAGGCTTACTGAAAACACAAAGGAAATAGTTGTTGACTCCGAGGAGCTCTGGCACGATGTAGTCGCAGGAATCAGCAAGTTCAAATCGGGTTTTAAACCAGTTGTAAGGTACGTTGAAGGTGACGCTTTCGCATCTGAAGAAGTATATGAGAAAATGAAGATTCTCTACACCAGGATGGTTCCCTTACCCGGAGGAGGGAATATTTACATAGATAGAACGGAAGCAATGACTGTAATCGACGTAAACTCGGCCAGCAATATCTCTGGAAACGACGTATCTGAGACTTCATTGAATACAAACCTTGAAGCGGCTTCGGAAATAACGAGACAGCTGAGATTGAGAAATATCGGAGGAATCGTTGTTATCGACTTCATAGATATGAAGAGCGACGAAGATAGACAGAGAATAATTGGCAGCCTTACAAGTGAATTCAAGAAGGACAAGGCAAGGACCATGATAATGGGATTCACCAGACTGGGACTTCTGGAAATGACTAGAAAGCGATCTACGGCTGCCATCGGATCCAAACTATATTCCTCATGTCCGATCTGTAAGGGTACGGGAAGGATTGAATCTCCCAGGGCCGTATATCAGAGATTGTTGAAGGATCTTGCCAGAGGTTTTCAGGATGAGACTATTAGTGGGGCGGCTGTTCAGGTGTATCAAAACATGTCGGGAATCCTCACTCCCGAAAACCAGAAGAACCTGGGTAGAACTTTAAAAAGAGAGATTTCAGTCGGCTTTACATGGCCGATTCCGACTTCCTATGAAGTAAAATTCGTGAAGCAGCAAGAGAAACCAAAGAGATCTAGAAGAAAAGCAAAAAAGGAGTCTAAATGA